A window of the Candidatus Bathyarchaeia archaeon genome harbors these coding sequences:
- the nth gene encoding endonuclease III, producing MSERKRAQRILQILSNEFGIPKWTGSKREPFQTLIGTVLSQATNDRNRDQAYANLVKRFEIDPKELASADVKEIEKAIRVGGLYRNKASKIKALSKTVLKEFNGSLDFIFSEPLEKARELLMSIPGVGPKTADVVLVFAANKSTIPVDTHVNRVSRRLGLAPLRGGYEDVRRSLESLYQAPDYLAIHLLLISLGRKYCRARNPLHKPCPVKALCPTVKKEAAQPSLHRLHGSRDYP from the coding sequence ATGAGCGAAAGGAAGAGAGCGCAGAGGATTCTGCAGATACTTAGCAACGAGTTCGGGATTCCAAAGTGGACAGGCTCGAAGAGGGAGCCTTTCCAAACGCTAATAGGAACCGTCTTGTCTCAAGCTACCAACGATAGGAACAGGGATCAAGCTTATGCCAATTTAGTGAAGAGATTTGAGATTGACCCCAAGGAGTTGGCCAGCGCTGACGTGAAGGAAATTGAGAAAGCCATCCGTGTTGGCGGGCTATATCGGAATAAGGCTTCGAAAATCAAAGCGTTGTCAAAGACCGTCTTGAAGGAGTTTAATGGCTCGCTTGACTTCATTTTCTCCGAGCCTCTCGAGAAGGCCAGAGAACTGTTGATGAGTATTCCGGGGGTTGGACCCAAAACAGCTGACGTAGTGCTCGTGTTTGCTGCGAATAAGTCCACGATTCCCGTGGATACTCATGTTAACCGTGTTTCGAGACGGCTGGGCTTGGCGCCGTTAAGGGGAGGCTACGAGGACGTTCGCAGGTCGTTGGAGTCCTTGTATCAGGCGCCCGACTATTTGGCGATCCATTTGTTGCTCATCAGCCTGGGAAGGAAGTATTGCAGGGCGCGTAACCCGCTTCACAAACCGTGCCCAGTAAAGGCTTTGTGCCCAACTGTCAAGAAAGAAGCTGCTCAACCAAGCTTGCATAGGCTTCATGGAAGCAGGGATTATCCTTGA
- a CDS encoding helicase C-terminal domain-containing protein, giving the protein MTAVAPPRLEARIAEFFPYSSIRPYQDLFINTVFEAVENRRHVLIEGSNGLGKTVSALSACLPLAKEHGLKILYVAKTHRQHERVIEELDAIAKRQNVTGLSVRGRTEMCFHPFILRHAPDATSAMEICELLKARHECQYYENIESKEQRFSDLKEHVVSRPYKASEVQEICKAQKFCPYELVKKALPDVDVLALSYMYVFDPSVRGVFLKHLGKSLDKAILIVDEAHNLPDTAVQIASDSLTVFAMRQAQLEADRFRRHEMAEFAGEFKALTESMAAQIERESYVSPPQLIDSLSKAASVSDPQVFFEEMHEVGALIKQQLLTQGKYPRSFVHRVGEFLLKWLETNGDVAYTHVLSRYIAKTGVPSAKLEVVALDPAKVTEPVFSSVYCSVNMSGTLQPLESYVKVTNMPSSTVCQVVPSPFPKEHILSLACCGVTTAMEQRTPAMYHKIVKRVAEVVRNTPANVGVFTASYEVLERLREAGMEDRLEKPLLHERRGMKSRENERLISKFKSFSKRDGAVLLGVQGGRSSEGADYPGDQMNAVAVVGVPYAEPTPKVKAQIGYFEQRFPEHGREYGYVVPALKKAAQAAGRPIRTLEDRGAIIFLDQRYATPYCQHYLPVWLRRGMKTLPDQDNIIASELKGFFKPE; this is encoded by the coding sequence TTGACTGCAGTTGCCCCGCCTAGACTTGAAGCCAGAATAGCGGAGTTTTTTCCTTATTCAAGCATAAGACCCTATCAAGATCTGTTCATCAACACCGTTTTTGAGGCGGTTGAAAACCGGCGACACGTGCTTATCGAGGGCAGTAATGGTTTGGGCAAAACCGTTTCAGCATTGTCGGCTTGCTTGCCATTGGCGAAGGAGCACGGGCTTAAGATTCTTTATGTAGCTAAGACGCATCGGCAGCATGAGCGAGTTATTGAAGAACTGGATGCCATAGCTAAGCGGCAGAATGTTACGGGTCTCTCGGTTCGCGGGCGAACTGAAATGTGTTTTCACCCATTTATCTTGCGTCATGCTCCGGATGCCACATCTGCCATGGAGATATGCGAACTGCTGAAAGCGAGACACGAGTGCCAGTACTACGAGAATATTGAGAGCAAAGAGCAGCGTTTCTCAGACCTGAAGGAGCACGTTGTTTCGCGTCCGTACAAGGCTTCTGAAGTGCAGGAGATATGTAAGGCTCAGAAATTCTGTCCCTATGAACTTGTTAAGAAGGCTCTGCCAGATGTGGATGTTTTAGCTTTAAGTTACATGTACGTTTTTGATCCTTCAGTCCGTGGCGTTTTCCTCAAGCATTTAGGCAAATCGCTGGACAAAGCCATACTGATAGTTGACGAAGCTCACAATTTGCCTGATACGGCTGTGCAAATCGCCAGCGACAGCCTCACCGTTTTCGCTATGCGGCAAGCGCAGTTGGAGGCTGATAGGTTTCGACGGCATGAAATGGCTGAGTTCGCGGGTGAATTTAAGGCTCTGACCGAGAGTATGGCGGCACAGATTGAAAGGGAAAGCTACGTTTCTCCACCACAACTGATTGACTCTTTGTCCAAGGCGGCAAGTGTTAGCGACCCGCAGGTTTTCTTTGAAGAGATGCACGAAGTTGGCGCGTTGATCAAACAGCAGTTGCTTACGCAGGGCAAATATCCGCGCTCGTTCGTTCATCGCGTAGGCGAGTTTTTGCTGAAGTGGCTGGAAACGAACGGAGACGTTGCCTACACGCATGTTTTGAGTCGGTACATAGCGAAGACCGGTGTGCCTTCGGCTAAGTTGGAGGTTGTGGCGCTTGACCCAGCAAAGGTTACGGAGCCGGTTTTCTCGTCAGTCTATTGCAGTGTGAACATGTCGGGCACGCTTCAGCCGCTTGAATCCTACGTTAAGGTTACCAACATGCCCTCGTCAACGGTGTGTCAAGTTGTGCCTTCGCCGTTTCCCAAAGAGCACATCTTGAGCCTAGCTTGTTGCGGCGTGACCACCGCCATGGAGCAGCGCACGCCAGCCATGTACCACAAAATTGTCAAGCGTGTGGCAGAAGTTGTGCGCAACACGCCGGCGAATGTGGGCGTCTTCACGGCGTCGTACGAGGTTTTGGAGAGGCTTCGTGAGGCGGGAATGGAAGACCGTTTGGAGAAGCCTTTGTTGCATGAGCGCCGTGGCATGAAATCCCGTGAGAATGAGCGTTTGATTAGCAAGTTTAAATCGTTTTCTAAGCGTGATGGTGCAGTGCTATTAGGCGTTCAAGGCGGACGCTCTTCTGAAGGCGCAGATTATCCCGGTGATCAGATGAACGCGGTTGCGGTTGTGGGCGTTCCATATGCTGAGCCTACTCCGAAAGTGAAGGCGCAGATAGGATATTTCGAGCAGCGATTCCCAGAGCATGGAAGAGAGTATGGCTATGTGGTGCCGGCGTTGAAGAAGGCGGCGCAGGCAGCGGGTAGACCCATACGCACGTTGGAGGATAGGGGCGCCATCATTTTTCTTGATCAACGCTACGCGACTCCATACTGTCAACATTACCTGCCAGTTTGGCTGAGAAGAGGAATGAAAACGCTGCCCGACCAAGACAACATCATAGCATCTGAGCTCAAGGGCTTCTTCAAGCCGGAATAA
- a CDS encoding GNAT family N-acetyltransferase, translated as MTKVRVTWDLTMPLPNLRMNEKIIVKPVGKSQLIEVGKILAITWGGFIKDPETTVKWVGPKMKAGLEQPFIAYLEGKPVGAVCPLLDRELASGRLDGGVHVLPEYRRQRIGTTLLITALKWLKKNGMKEAWVTPWNPEGEAAIQRAIAFYLSSGGVISQE; from the coding sequence TTGACAAAGGTTAGGGTTACTTGGGATTTGACGATGCCACTTCCCAACTTGAGAATGAACGAGAAGATTATAGTTAAACCCGTAGGGAAAAGTCAGTTAATCGAGGTTGGGAAGATTTTGGCTATCACCTGGGGAGGGTTCATCAAAGATCCTGAAACAACTGTGAAATGGGTAGGACCAAAGATGAAAGCAGGTCTGGAGCAACCGTTCATCGCATATCTGGAAGGCAAACCTGTCGGAGCCGTCTGCCCCTTACTTGACAGGGAATTGGCGTCAGGGCGGCTAGACGGTGGAGTCCACGTTTTGCCTGAATACCGCAGACAACGAATCGGAACTACGCTTCTCATAACAGCCCTGAAATGGCTAAAGAAAAACGGAATGAAAGAAGCGTGGGTAACGCCGTGGAACCCAGAAGGCGAAGCAGCAATTCAAAGAGCCATTGCCTTTTATCTTTCAAGCGGAGGAGTAATTAGCCAAGAATAA
- a CDS encoding cytochrome b5 domain-containing protein: protein MKEFSEEELAQHNGKNGKPAYVAYKGKVYNVSTSFLWKDGNHQALHSAGVDLTDAVEQAPHGENFLEKFPVVGILYDAGKAKMPFKL from the coding sequence ATGAAAGAGTTCAGCGAGGAAGAGCTTGCCCAACACAATGGGAAAAACGGAAAACCAGCATACGTAGCATACAAGGGAAAGGTGTACAACGTGTCAACCAGTTTTCTTTGGAAAGATGGAAATCATCAAGCTCTTCACAGCGCCGGCGTGGATTTAACAGATGCCGTAGAGCAAGCTCCACATGGTGAAAATTTCCTCGAAAAGTTTCCTGTTGTCGGAATCCTATATGATGCAGGCAAGGCAAAAATGCCATTTAAACTATGA
- a CDS encoding ZIP family metal transporter: MIEEAILLGSAASLAAGLATGAGALPVLFAKKISDKLMDVMLGFSAGVMLAATSFSLIVPAIDLSGPWVAVFGIVLGAFVLHLIDRSIPHFHPALGAEGPSTKLPRVWLFVIAITIHNFPEGLAVGVSFGSGDVAAGLVVAMAIGLQNMPEGLAVALPLVREGYTRRRALWYGTLTGLVEPVGGLLGVALVSIFHPILPWALAFAAGAMLFVVSDEMIPESHRKGFEREATFGLIAGFVIMMLLDSLFA, from the coding sequence ATGATCGAAGAAGCAATTTTGCTTGGTTCTGCGGCCAGCCTAGCAGCCGGCTTAGCCACTGGTGCTGGAGCTTTACCAGTGCTATTTGCGAAGAAGATTTCAGATAAGTTGATGGATGTCATGCTTGGCTTTTCAGCTGGTGTTATGCTGGCAGCAACTTCATTTAGCCTGATAGTTCCAGCAATCGATTTGAGCGGTCCTTGGGTTGCTGTTTTCGGGATTGTCTTAGGAGCTTTTGTACTACATTTGATCGACCGCTCTATTCCACACTTTCATCCAGCATTAGGTGCAGAAGGGCCTTCTACAAAGCTGCCAAGAGTCTGGCTGTTTGTGATCGCCATAACCATCCATAACTTCCCTGAAGGGTTAGCTGTGGGAGTCAGCTTCGGAAGTGGAGACGTAGCGGCAGGACTTGTGGTTGCCATGGCTATCGGGCTTCAAAACATGCCTGAAGGACTTGCAGTTGCACTGCCCTTGGTAAGAGAGGGATATACCAGACGAAGAGCTTTATGGTATGGAACATTGACCGGGTTGGTTGAACCTGTTGGAGGTTTGTTGGGTGTTGCATTGGTCTCCATTTTCCATCCGATTCTACCTTGGGCACTTGCCTTTGCTGCAGGCGCCATGCTTTTCGTCGTGAGCGATGAAATGATACCTGAAAGCCACAGGAAAGGCTTTGAGAGAGAAGCGACCTTTGGCCTCATAGCCGGGTTTGTCATCATGATGCTGCTGGACTCCCTATTTGCTTGA
- the dps gene encoding DNA protection during starvation protein has product MARVAREMVEKAGINVDQLVELLVKNSAAELTTYYYYTILRCNLIGLEGEGIKEIAETARIEDRNHFEALVPRIYELGGKLPEGMKAFHDASACPPATLPKDPTDIKAMLTVLVEAERCAVRGYTHICNLTAGKDHRTYDLSQAILNEEIEHESWFSEFLGEGPSGHFMRRGETSPFVSKFLR; this is encoded by the coding sequence ATGGCTAGAGTAGCGCGAGAAATGGTGGAGAAAGCTGGTATCAATGTTGATCAGCTCGTGGAGTTGTTGGTCAAGAATTCTGCAGCCGAACTTACAACTTACTATTACTACACTATCCTTCGATGCAACCTGATAGGACTAGAAGGAGAAGGAATCAAGGAAATCGCAGAAACGGCTCGCATCGAAGATCGCAACCACTTTGAGGCTCTGGTTCCCCGCATATACGAGTTAGGAGGCAAACTGCCAGAAGGCATGAAAGCTTTTCACGACGCCTCGGCTTGTCCCCCAGCCACACTACCAAAAGACCCAACCGACATTAAGGCAATGCTGACAGTGCTGGTGGAAGCAGAAAGATGCGCAGTAAGAGGATACACCCACATCTGCAACCTGACCGCCGGCAAAGACCACAGAACATACGACCTATCTCAAGCAATCCTCAACGAGGAAATCGAGCATGAGTCATGGTTCTCCGAATTCCTAGGCGAAGGACCATCAGGCCACTTCATGCGCAGAGGCGAGACTTCACCCTTCGTCTCCAAATTCCTCAGGTAA
- a CDS encoding helix-turn-helix domain-containing protein: METVARDRIVSRLRELGLSTHEALAYATLLSHPSMTASTLCKETGIPDSKIYYALDGLSRKGMLIIQKGTPNIYLPTPPKDAVVNLKEQLTEELNEKTKEADVLADLLTPIYESVEKSDELEIAYIIRGQRNIINRMKALIETARKEITIFISYTGVFKELKDSLITAKEKRKVNLNIAVTQEVYEKEDFSDLGQIRLLCCLQDIGSIDTLGMLITDVKTLLTVTNWADETAILTQDQNLIRVSRNYFDNPTCCRTVPCTQ, translated from the coding sequence ATGGAAACAGTAGCACGCGACAGAATCGTCTCCCGACTCAGAGAACTAGGACTATCAACTCACGAAGCCTTAGCCTACGCCACACTCCTAAGCCACCCCAGCATGACCGCAAGCACACTATGCAAAGAAACAGGAATCCCAGACTCCAAAATATACTACGCCCTAGACGGACTCTCAAGAAAAGGCATGCTCATAATCCAAAAAGGCACCCCAAACATCTACCTCCCCACGCCCCCAAAAGACGCCGTAGTCAACCTCAAAGAACAGCTCACAGAAGAACTCAATGAGAAAACCAAAGAAGCAGACGTACTCGCCGACCTACTCACACCAATCTACGAAAGCGTTGAAAAATCAGACGAACTCGAAATAGCCTACATCATCCGCGGACAAAGAAACATAATAAACCGCATGAAAGCCCTAATCGAAACAGCCCGCAAAGAAATCACAATTTTCATTTCATATACAGGCGTTTTCAAAGAACTAAAAGACTCCCTGATAACAGCGAAAGAAAAACGCAAAGTCAATTTGAACATTGCCGTAACCCAAGAGGTTTACGAAAAAGAAGACTTCTCAGACCTCGGCCAGATTCGCTTACTATGTTGCCTGCAAGACATAGGCTCAATTGACACCCTCGGCATGCTCATCACCGACGTGAAAACACTTCTAACAGTAACAAACTGGGCTGATGAAACCGCAATCCTGACACAAGACCAGAACCTAATCCGAGTCTCCAGAAACTACTTCGACAACCCAACCTGCTGCCGAACCGTACCTTGCACACAGTAG
- a CDS encoding carboxymuconolactone decarboxylase family protein has product MENKTKMLIAVGAAVTANCQPCLKTAVSEAKGTGADEKEIIEAIAIGRVVRKGAMGKMDKFASTLTGKDVGSDDCPFGSTEEDVKEWVKQDDQCGCS; this is encoded by the coding sequence ATGGAAAACAAGACGAAAATGCTCATAGCCGTTGGAGCTGCAGTCACAGCGAATTGCCAGCCCTGCCTGAAAACCGCGGTCAGCGAAGCCAAGGGAACAGGAGCAGATGAAAAAGAAATCATCGAGGCAATCGCGATAGGACGAGTTGTTAGAAAAGGTGCAATGGGCAAGATGGACAAGTTCGCGTCAACCCTGACCGGGAAAGACGTCGGCTCAGACGATTGTCCATTCGGTTCGACAGAGGAAGACGTCAAAGAATGGGTTAAGCAAGACGATCAATGCGGCTG